In the genome of Panthera uncia isolate 11264 chromosome B3 unlocalized genomic scaffold, Puncia_PCG_1.0 HiC_scaffold_1, whole genome shotgun sequence, one region contains:
- the ACOT6 gene encoding acyl-coenzyme A thioesterase 6 isoform X2 gives MVVSSAAMLRASGLRRWGQLPGSPKLWSGGRVSWAPARRTATWRLEPAGRGCWDEPVHIAVRGLAPGQPVTLSASLRDEKGALFRARARYLADAGGLLDLARAPALGGSFTGLEPMGLLWALEPEKPLVRLVKRNVQTPFAVELEVLEGHEPDAGRLLGRAVLERDFLRPGMRRVPVRAGRVRGTLFLPPEPGPFPGIVDLFGAGGGLLEYRACLLAGKGFAVMALAYCNYEDLPRGIETLHLEYFEEAVNYLLDHPEVKGPGVGLLGSSKGGDLCLSMASFLKGITAAVIINGSVANVGGTLHYKDETLPPVGFDQSRIKLTRDGLADILDVLNSPLEGHDQKSFIPVERAENAFLFLVGLDDHNWKSEFYANEASKRLQAHGKEKPQIICYPGAGHYIEPLYFPLCQASLHTLVGGPVIWGGETRAHAMAQVDAWKQLQTFFHKHLGGGKSDRLS, from the exons atgGTGGTCTCCTCTGCGGCTATGCTGCGAGCTTCTGGACTCCGCCGATGGGGTCAGCTGCCAGGCTCTCCAAAGCTATGGTCTGGTGGCCGGGTCTCGTGGGCACCTGCCCGGAGGACAGCGACCTGGCGCCTGGAGCCCGCGGGCCGCGGCTGCTGGGACGAACCCGTGCACATCGCGGTGCGCGGCCTCGCTCCGGGACAGCCCGTCACGCTGAGCGCGTCCCTGCGCGACGAGAAGGGCGCGCTCTTCCGGGCCCGCGCGCGGTACCTAGCGGACGCCGGCGGCCTCCTGGACCTGGCGCGCGCGCCCGCGCTGGGCGGCAGCttcacggggctcgagcccatgggGCTGCTCTGGGCCCTGGAGCCCGAGAAGCCCTTGGTGCGGCTGGTGAAGCGGAACGTGCAGACGCCCTTCGCCGTGGAGCTGGAGGTGCTCGAGGGCCACGAGCCCGACGCCGGGCGGCTCCTGGGCCGAGCGGTGCTGGAGCGCGACTTCCTGCGGCCGGGGATGCGGCGGGTGCCGGTACGCGCGGGCCGGGTGCGCGGCACGCTCTTCCTGCCGCCCG AACCTGGGCCCTTCCCTGGGATTGTGGACCTTTTTGGAGCTGGAGGTGGCCTTCTGGAATATCGAGCTTGTCTGCTGGCTGGCAAGGGTTTTGCTGTGATGGCTCTGGCTTATTGTAACTATGAAGACCTCCCCCGGGGCATAGAGACCCTCCACCTGGAGTACTTTGAAGAAGCTGTGAACTACCTGCTGGATCATCCTGAG GTAAAGGGTCCAGGAGTTGGGCTGCTTGGGAGTTCCAAAGGAGGTGATCTCTGCCTCTCCATGGCCTCGTTCCTGAAAGGCATCACCGCCGCCGTCATAATCAATGGCTCTGTGGCCAATGTGGGGGGAACCTTACACTACAAGGATGAAACTTTGCCTCCTGTGGGCTTCGACCAAAGTCGCATCAAGCTGACCAGAGACGGCTTGGCAGACATTCTGGATGTGCTGAACAGCCCTTTGGAGGGACATGACCAGAAGAGTTTCATTCCTGTGGAAAGGGCTGAGAATGCCTTCCTGTTCCTAGTAGGTCTGGATGACCACAACTGGAAGAGTGAATTCTATGCTAATGAGGCCTCTAAGCGCTTACAGGCCCATGGTAAGGAAAAGCCGCAGATCATCTGTTATCCTGGGGCAGGGCACTATATTGAGCCTCTTTACTTCCCCTTGTGCCAGGCTTCCCTACACACCTTGGTGGGTGGTCCTGTCATCTGGGGAGGGGAGACCAGGGCTCATGCCATGGCCCAGGTGGATGCTTGGAAGCAGCTCCAGACTTTCTTCCACAAACACTTGGGTGGGGGAAAGTCAGACAGACTCTCTTGA